From the genome of Crocosphaera sp. UHCC 0190:
TGGACTACAGATGTGGATGTTGTAGGGGTCAACGGCCGTTGACCCCTACGAGAATGTTTAGCTAGACTTATTAATCTACTTTTATTTTGTCTTTTTCAGAAGTGTTAGATTGATTAAATTTGCGTTTTAGAGTTGAAGTTGCGCCTAAAGTACCAAGGGCGAGAAGACTTAATATAGAAGCAGGTTCGGGAGTGCTTTGAGCAGTAAAACTAGCCGAAGTAACTTGAGTAACAATCTGCGTTTGGTCTGCTGATTCCACCGCGATCTCGCCGGACAACCAGGGCAAAGAACCGCTTATGCGACCAGCCTGTGTCTGTACTCTATCTTTATGTATAAAGCGTCCTATACAATGCCCTGGCTGTGGTACAGGAATCCATATTCCCCCTGCTGCGATACAGCTTTCTTGATTGGGTATGTTGACATTAAGAGATCCCATGGCGGTTATTTCAAGCTCGAATAGAGTACCGGCAACTGGTGGAAGATCACCAATCGCCCGGATAAAACCCTGTTCAACTTCTGAAGGAATAAGTTTACCAAAGGAGTCAAAAAACTCCATGCTACCAGATGTAAAGGCAACACCATTAGGAGTGAACAGATCATCCATTTTAAACTCTGGTAATTCCGCAATTCCTGTGAAAGTTCCCTCAGATAGAGGAGCAAAGGAGGAGGGGGCTAAATTTCCGGAAAAAGATAGAGTGGTCGCTTGAGCAGGGTTGAGATTAACTAAGCCTAATCCGAAGCTACAAGTAGCACCAGCAATGGTAGCCATAATTGTCTGAGCAGACTTTGACATAAAAAAATCTCCTGATTAGGGAAAAACAACTATTTGAGGAAATTCTAAGTAGAAAAATTAGACAAAGCTTACTATTAATACAAAAATTTTAGACTCTGGTAATAAAACAATAATATTCTTCATAAAAATTGTTAATCTTTATTTCTGATAAATGTTCGTTTATAAACTTTTCAGAAGGTTAAATCTTAAAAAAAAATTAAAAAATATCCGCCTCAAAAATTGAGACAGTTTTTTTATTATTTATCTAGATTACAAAATTTGTTTCTCAATAAATCTCCGCTTCTAATTGCTTCGTTGGGACAAAACATTCCCCAGGCAATAAAACAGGTTCAGCGCGAAAAATTAGCTGTCCTCGGTGGCTTTTTTTATGAATAGCAATGCCATAGGGCCGCTTCCCCTGCTTCGAGTGCAACACACAATAGGTGCGATAAATTCTTTGGGCGGCCCTCAATAAAATTGGGTCAAGTACAATAGTTGAATCCATCTGTTGTTGTCTAGGGTCTTTGATTTGGGGTGAATATACCATAATTTGCGCTCCTCACACATTACCTTGCTTGTAGTTTACCGTCATCCAACTAGAAGACGGATAAATTACGCC
Proteins encoded in this window:
- a CDS encoding PEP-CTERM sorting domain-containing protein (PEP-CTERM proteins occur, often in large numbers, in the proteomes of bacteria that also encode an exosortase, a predicted intramembrane cysteine proteinase. The presence of a PEP-CTERM domain at a protein's C-terminus predicts cleavage within the sorting domain, followed by covalent anchoring to some some component of the (usually Gram-negative) cell surface. Many PEP-CTERM proteins exhibit an unusual sequence composition that includes large numbers of potential glycosylation sites. Expression of one such protein has been shown restore the ability of a bacterium to form floc, a type of biofilm.), giving the protein MATIAGATCSFGLGLVNLNPAQATTLSFSGNLAPSSFAPLSEGTFTGIAELPEFKMDDLFTPNGVAFTSGSMEFFDSFGKLIPSEVEQGFIRAIGDLPPVAGTLFELEITAMGSLNVNIPNQESCIAAGGIWIPVPQPGHCIGRFIHKDRVQTQAGRISGSLPWLSGEIAVESADQTQIVTQVTSASFTAQSTPEPASILSLLALGTLGATSTLKRKFNQSNTSEKDKIKVD